From a region of the Luteibaculum oceani genome:
- a CDS encoding diacylglycerol kinase codes for MAIKLKVVSFKEEYKSFGYAAKGAWKSLMERHVRFHLISFLLVLVVNYLLNLNTMEWAVTVVAATLVLSMEVMNTVIEDLMDFVHPDRHPSVGRIKDLAAGAVFFAAGGALIVAGLIYGPKIWDLLA; via the coding sequence ATGGCAATTAAGCTTAAAGTCGTGAGTTTTAAAGAAGAATATAAAAGCTTTGGTTATGCCGCAAAAGGGGCTTGGAAATCACTTATGGAAAGGCATGTTCGGTTTCATTTGATTTCTTTCCTATTGGTACTGGTGGTTAATTACTTACTCAATCTAAACACCATGGAATGGGCAGTTACCGTAGTTGCCGCCACTCTGGTATTATCTATGGAAGTAATGAACACAGTAATTGAAGATCTAATGGACTTTGTTCATCCAGATCGTCATCCCTCGGTAGGAAGAATTAAAGACCTAGCTGCGGGAGCAGTTTTCTTCGCGGCAGGGGGAGCACTTATTGTTGCCGGATTGATTTATGGACCAAAAATTTGGGACCTCCTAGCATGA
- a CDS encoding YhdH/YhfP family quinone oxidoreductase: protein MKYQALVVDEIDGTFVKTIKTLNRKNLPDNEVLIKVEYSALNYKDALSASGHKGITRNFPHTPGIDAAGEVIESKSDLWKAGDKVIVTSYDFGMNTAGGFGELISVPAEWPVRLPSGWTTRDAMIMGTSGFTAALALYKMEENRQHPDMGPILVTGATGALGTASIALLKKAGYNVIASSGKESAYGDLEVLGADEIISREAVDDQSNKPFLSPKWAGAIDSVGGNTLTTILKAAMANANVAVCGLVASPEFSATVYPFIIKGNNLLGIETATCPRWVREKLWENLSGKWNFSLPQHMIREVGLDQLETEIERMLSGKSFGRVILKHQ from the coding sequence ATGAAATATCAGGCATTAGTTGTAGACGAAATCGACGGTACTTTTGTAAAAACGATCAAGACTTTAAATCGTAAAAACCTCCCTGATAATGAGGTGCTTATAAAGGTTGAATATTCGGCTCTAAACTATAAAGATGCTCTTTCCGCTTCGGGACATAAAGGAATCACGCGAAATTTCCCACATACCCCAGGTATCGATGCCGCGGGCGAAGTGATTGAATCAAAATCCGATCTATGGAAAGCGGGTGATAAGGTAATTGTTACCAGCTATGATTTCGGGATGAACACCGCAGGTGGATTTGGTGAGTTAATTTCAGTTCCAGCCGAATGGCCCGTTCGTTTGCCTTCGGGTTGGACAACCAGAGATGCCATGATAATGGGGACTTCTGGCTTTACGGCAGCGCTGGCCTTGTATAAAATGGAAGAAAACCGGCAGCACCCAGATATGGGTCCTATTTTGGTTACAGGTGCCACAGGGGCATTAGGTACGGCCTCTATTGCCTTGTTGAAAAAAGCGGGATATAATGTTATTGCTTCTTCTGGGAAAGAGTCGGCCTATGGCGATCTCGAAGTTTTGGGCGCCGATGAAATAATTTCTAGAGAAGCGGTTGATGATCAATCGAACAAGCCATTTTTAAGTCCAAAATGGGCGGGTGCCATCGATTCGGTGGGAGGAAATACCTTGACTACAATATTAAAAGCCGCTATGGCCAATGCTAACGTAGCGGTATGTGGACTTGTAGCTTCGCCAGAGTTCTCTGCTACAGTTTACCCGTTTATCATCAAGGGGAATAATTTGCTGGGAATAGAAACCGCAACCTGTCCGCGATGGGTTAGAGAAAAACTGTGGGAAAACTTGTCTGGAAAATGGAATTTCTCCCTACCTCAGCACATGATAAGAGAGGTTGGTTTGGATCAACTTGAAACTGAGATTGAAAGGATGTTATCCGGAAAGAGTTTCGGCCGTGTAATTTTAAAACACCAGTAG
- a CDS encoding T9SS type B sorting domain-containing protein has translation MLYPRPRRSLINKLLGIVVFTILSWSCYGQLPGIPIGGPGVPGGGGGVPGPPDIPDNFFYEYPNPYANKAVSYRSIYLYTQEELDAFITGGKIIYGISFDVINRNGAPLRNFTISIAEVDYDEIPATGVNENFKQVYFRNSFTENDGNNVHEFSQPYCYDSGKNLLIQVCVQNQEGEMTQNAGVNTSFPDSVKYYSWHDWSNNSVYLCDTVTSNGQRYLNRPIISFYANPIGVNDFITTKAENPSGLEFVGSVHIPKITIRNFSCNSYSGYEIGYQVEGQQANREYPGITMTKNETRSFTFQNPVTLDKPGFKIIKYWVNNPNDINRNNDTITRLIWVRKDQFEGLDYTGTDFWVGYMQNFSNPASLEQKIFITSIDTANVTVSLPSLGWSQTVSVLPFDVKTVDVPVNYGGYTIACDQVGVRQPIGIRVSSDKEISVYVLSNAPQSSDAYLAIPTPSLGREYYSIAPVGTFFAAEVGETTEEELPAEILLIGTEDSTVAEVVLSAPANGKQKGDTITTLLNAGETYLIKAEVERTVGIPTNTFDLTGSKITSNHKIGVIGGSQCATVPGFGQQGACQYCDHIMEQQTPATSWGNSYYLTDFAFKPGDDIVRIVSGDYPSTTVNVGGTVYVLNGAGDYVDHKFQGELRILATNPIQVVQMCTGGQCAPRSSTDPFFINALPDVQWGSNYTFSTVISPTFPLHYINVVKRAKVGRVAIDGNMINQGLFKKVGNTDYYAAKIRVSEGTHMVTSDTTISVSVYGFGLDDGYGFPGSGAKLKPVNTPPPVLTTSKEDVSCFGYKDGSITAVGSEGTPPYIFIWDDGFIGDTRDSLDVGTYVVTMLDDYGFSERDTIVILQPDTFIVSTKADSISCFGLADGRAEAVIKGGVEPYNNPRWNTGETALVLENLSSELLWYEVSDAEGCRAADTVLIPQPDPLYFNAVVKQISCFGKQDGRIDLYPSGGNGAYNIIFLDESGNPSGNRNLKEGFYDIHITDQKGCSADTTVEIIMPERLTLDINTLPSGCYDAATGRVFLNGKGGTGDYQYALEQQGYSLDSIFNGLKKGKYDVYIRDENGCFYNQVADVPTVPIPDFEIAIQADHCSQKMGEATLQGSGGTEPYNAEWVMDGDTLSGNEISGLGEGVYTVIARDQNCKEQIEFTVTDYKDPEFTFDLTPPHCGLNNGKIVFDVTQYTSYYNLKSFLGQPFDGDSLNNLTPGTYYLQVSDSLCSVDTVVKVNRIPDLEIDYSIIEPERCDTANGSAQVFARGGKGSYSYQWQTSPRVDSNYLGGKRTGSYEIQVSDTFCTKSFNIFIPKETSPKLFVNTEPTHCDADNGWIRVSIAGGSGNNNFYWEEFPEINDGYIENLDSGTYHLRYTDGYCVVNKEISVGRVNDFSISTQSTPTHCDLNIGEAEIIPNPQGSYIYRWIGNPENTSNQIGGLDSGWISFEVENENCIFKDSILVSKVPNPEISAVSNEATCEEANGQVILSGNSSTGQFTFTDSTGSTVSDTVKGLWPGLHTFTINDGYCATSGTFRVHEIEAPKLNPDLTPESCGNRNGSIQASPTGLAPFSIVWADNFSNGFNRYNLSAGVYPYAFTDGRCTMLDTVILENKPTSPLILQTSKLDATCGENNGYLKIEVSGEEAPYLISWNKPEMGNKLEHSNLAPGVYFLTVAGAICKETVPFVIKDLPPLTVETEVIKNADCGENSGQVLFNLSNVTGSAELDMGSEVITSFDTLKNLGPGNHSYTVYDEMCAVQGSFNIPIGSDLKYTIYSFPEKCNQQDGEIEVVPTQFSSLLDIVWDDGNKDYQRTGLKAGAHSFTISDSLCSYSRTVNLINGAAPQGKINVLRSEACNQKDGGAEFVNRVGVNSFVWSNGISNQTVNNTLTAGVVRVTATNQFCVREFVDTIPFTYGPVMSPVVVPEYCQLDNGQILFNPWVESSHHPYLFKNNITGEVFSQDYRLNLNAGTYSYTLTDSRGCSNTWTGELGEEITQLLGGKIYTLPDPPVVGSEVILSSSLPQDWSNYLWVIGGDTLEGELPRHTLRSDSTLIKLLVKHSGGCIDEVSLLAIADKQDLFFLPNSFSPDGDGINDRYYPVAEDILSWKGQIFNRWGELVYSFTHADEPWDGTYLGQLVDNGIYPVKFTYIRTDGTKGFVDGMVTVLR, from the coding sequence ATGCTTTACCCACGACCCCGGCGTAGTTTGATCAACAAACTGCTTGGAATTGTTGTCTTTACAATTCTGAGTTGGAGTTGTTATGGTCAGTTACCAGGGATACCTATCGGTGGTCCTGGGGTACCCGGTGGTGGAGGTGGAGTGCCTGGGCCTCCAGATATTCCAGATAATTTTTTCTACGAGTATCCCAATCCCTATGCGAACAAGGCGGTTTCTTATCGTTCTATTTATTTATACACTCAAGAAGAACTCGATGCCTTTATAACCGGAGGCAAAATAATCTATGGGATCTCCTTTGATGTAATAAACAGAAATGGAGCGCCTCTTAGAAATTTCACTATTTCTATTGCCGAGGTGGATTACGATGAAATTCCAGCAACAGGTGTAAACGAAAATTTCAAGCAAGTTTATTTCCGGAACTCATTTACCGAAAATGATGGGAATAATGTTCACGAGTTTTCACAACCCTATTGTTACGATAGCGGAAAAAACCTGCTCATTCAGGTTTGCGTGCAAAACCAAGAGGGTGAAATGACGCAAAACGCGGGGGTAAACACCAGTTTTCCCGATTCGGTAAAATATTACTCGTGGCACGATTGGTCTAATAACAGTGTTTATCTCTGCGATACGGTAACTAGCAACGGTCAGCGCTATCTTAATAGACCCATTATTTCATTTTATGCCAACCCCATTGGTGTGAATGACTTTATTACTACGAAGGCAGAAAATCCCTCGGGATTGGAGTTCGTGGGTTCGGTGCACATTCCAAAAATTACGATCCGAAACTTTAGTTGTAATAGTTATTCTGGTTATGAAATTGGTTACCAGGTGGAGGGACAACAGGCCAACCGGGAATATCCAGGTATAACCATGACCAAAAACGAAACCAGGAGTTTTACTTTTCAAAACCCGGTTACCCTAGATAAACCAGGGTTTAAAATCATAAAATACTGGGTAAACAATCCCAACGACATCAATCGAAATAACGACACCATAACTCGGTTAATATGGGTTAGGAAAGATCAGTTTGAAGGACTGGATTACACAGGTACTGATTTTTGGGTTGGATATATGCAGAACTTCAGCAATCCAGCTTCGCTAGAGCAGAAAATATTTATCACTTCTATCGATACTGCAAACGTTACCGTTAGCCTGCCCAGTTTAGGTTGGAGCCAAACGGTTTCGGTTCTGCCTTTCGACGTGAAAACTGTGGATGTGCCGGTAAACTATGGTGGCTACACCATTGCCTGCGACCAAGTTGGGGTAAGGCAGCCTATAGGAATTAGAGTGAGTTCCGATAAGGAGATTTCGGTTTACGTGTTATCCAACGCCCCCCAAAGCTCGGATGCATATCTCGCTATACCAACACCCTCACTGGGACGAGAGTACTATAGTATTGCTCCCGTTGGAACCTTCTTTGCCGCTGAGGTGGGAGAAACTACGGAGGAAGAATTACCGGCCGAAATCTTGTTAATTGGAACGGAGGATAGTACCGTTGCGGAAGTGGTATTATCTGCTCCAGCAAATGGAAAACAAAAAGGGGATACCATAACAACCCTACTCAATGCTGGTGAGACCTATCTTATTAAAGCAGAGGTTGAGCGCACGGTTGGCATACCCACGAACACTTTCGATTTAACGGGAAGTAAAATTACTTCAAACCATAAAATAGGGGTAATTGGCGGATCGCAATGTGCTACGGTACCTGGGTTTGGCCAACAGGGGGCTTGCCAGTATTGCGACCATATTATGGAACAGCAAACCCCGGCTACCTCATGGGGAAATAGCTATTACCTAACCGATTTTGCCTTTAAACCCGGCGATGATATTGTAAGAATTGTAAGCGGCGATTACCCTTCTACTACGGTAAATGTAGGTGGAACGGTATATGTGCTTAATGGAGCGGGCGATTATGTCGATCATAAATTTCAAGGTGAGCTTAGAATTTTAGCAACCAACCCTATCCAGGTAGTACAAATGTGTACAGGTGGGCAATGTGCCCCGCGATCTAGTACCGATCCCTTTTTTATTAATGCTTTACCAGATGTACAATGGGGATCGAATTACACCTTTAGTACAGTAATTTCTCCAACCTTCCCGCTACATTACATCAATGTCGTAAAACGCGCCAAAGTCGGAAGAGTAGCCATTGATGGTAACATGATAAATCAAGGCCTTTTTAAAAAGGTGGGGAATACAGATTATTATGCTGCAAAAATTAGGGTTTCAGAAGGGACTCACATGGTCACAAGTGATACCACCATCTCCGTTTCTGTGTATGGCTTTGGTTTGGACGATGGCTACGGCTTTCCCGGTAGCGGTGCAAAATTAAAACCAGTAAATACCCCTCCTCCAGTTCTCACCACGAGCAAGGAAGATGTTAGTTGTTTTGGATATAAGGATGGAAGCATTACCGCTGTAGGCTCCGAGGGCACCCCTCCCTATATTTTTATTTGGGATGACGGTTTTATTGGAGACACTAGAGACAGTTTAGATGTGGGAACCTATGTGGTTACCATGCTAGATGATTATGGATTTAGCGAGCGCGATACCATTGTAATATTACAACCAGATACTTTTATCGTAAGCACTAAGGCAGACTCCATAAGCTGTTTTGGTTTGGCCGATGGTAGGGCTGAGGCTGTAATTAAGGGAGGGGTAGAACCTTACAACAACCCGAGATGGAATACTGGTGAAACGGCACTGGTTTTGGAAAATTTATCCTCCGAATTGTTGTGGTATGAGGTTTCAGATGCCGAGGGCTGTAGAGCTGCGGATACGGTGTTAATCCCACAACCCGACCCGCTTTATTTTAATGCGGTTGTGAAACAAATTTCTTGTTTTGGTAAGCAGGATGGAAGAATAGATCTATACCCATCTGGAGGAAACGGAGCGTATAACATTATTTTTCTCGATGAGTCGGGAAATCCCTCTGGAAATAGGAATTTAAAGGAGGGCTTTTACGATATCCATATCACAGATCAAAAAGGGTGTTCGGCAGATACAACCGTAGAAATTATAATGCCTGAGCGCTTAACGCTGGATATTAATACCCTGCCTAGCGGATGTTACGATGCCGCTACAGGAAGGGTGTTTTTAAATGGAAAAGGCGGAACAGGAGATTACCAATATGCCCTGGAGCAACAAGGGTATAGCCTGGATTCAATATTTAACGGCTTAAAGAAGGGTAAATACGACGTGTACATCCGGGATGAAAATGGATGTTTTTACAATCAGGTAGCTGATGTGCCTACGGTTCCAATTCCCGATTTTGAAATTGCCATACAAGCTGATCACTGCTCCCAAAAAATGGGCGAAGCAACTCTTCAGGGAAGTGGAGGTACGGAGCCCTACAATGCTGAATGGGTAATGGATGGAGATACCCTATCGGGAAATGAAATCTCTGGATTGGGTGAAGGGGTTTATACTGTAATTGCAAGAGACCAAAACTGTAAGGAGCAGATTGAGTTTACAGTAACGGATTATAAAGATCCCGAATTCACATTTGATTTAACACCACCACACTGTGGATTAAACAATGGGAAAATTGTTTTCGATGTAACTCAGTATACATCCTACTACAATCTAAAATCCTTTTTGGGGCAGCCCTTTGATGGGGATAGTTTGAATAATCTAACTCCAGGTACCTATTACCTGCAAGTGTCCGATAGCCTTTGTTCGGTGGACACCGTGGTTAAGGTGAATCGCATACCAGATCTGGAAATAGATTACAGTATTATTGAGCCAGAGCGTTGCGATACAGCAAATGGAAGCGCACAAGTTTTTGCAAGGGGAGGGAAGGGATCCTACAGTTATCAATGGCAAACCTCTCCAAGAGTAGATTCAAATTATTTGGGTGGAAAAAGAACGGGGTCCTATGAAATTCAGGTTAGCGATACTTTCTGTACCAAGAGCTTTAACATTTTTATTCCCAAGGAAACCAGTCCTAAGTTATTTGTAAACACAGAGCCAACGCATTGCGATGCGGATAATGGCTGGATTAGAGTTTCGATTGCGGGTGGCTCTGGGAACAACAATTTTTATTGGGAGGAATTTCCTGAAATAAATGATGGTTACATCGAGAATTTAGATTCTGGAACTTACCACTTGCGATATACAGATGGATACTGTGTGGTAAACAAAGAAATATCGGTGGGTCGGGTTAACGATTTTAGTATATCCACCCAATCTACTCCAACTCACTGCGATTTAAATATTGGAGAAGCGGAGATTATTCCCAATCCTCAAGGAAGCTATATCTATCGATGGATTGGAAATCCTGAAAACACCAGCAATCAAATAGGTGGATTGGATTCTGGATGGATATCCTTTGAGGTGGAAAATGAGAACTGCATTTTCAAGGATTCCATTTTGGTATCTAAAGTTCCAAATCCAGAGATAAGCGCCGTTAGCAATGAGGCTACTTGCGAAGAGGCGAATGGTCAGGTTATTTTATCGGGTAACAGCAGTACCGGGCAATTTACTTTTACCGATAGCACGGGCAGCACTGTAAGCGACACGGTTAAAGGTCTTTGGCCTGGCTTGCATACTTTTACCATTAACGATGGTTATTGTGCCACATCGGGAACTTTTAGGGTGCACGAAATTGAAGCACCAAAATTAAATCCCGACTTAACTCCAGAGTCTTGCGGAAATAGAAATGGATCTATTCAGGCCAGCCCTACAGGGTTAGCTCCTTTCTCCATTGTTTGGGCCGATAATTTTTCCAACGGATTTAACAGGTATAACCTTTCAGCAGGTGTATACCCCTATGCTTTTACCGATGGCAGGTGTACCATGTTGGATACAGTGATTTTAGAAAATAAACCCACGAGTCCATTGATCTTGCAAACATCTAAGCTAGATGCAACTTGCGGTGAGAATAATGGTTACCTCAAAATCGAAGTAAGTGGAGAGGAGGCGCCTTACCTAATTTCATGGAATAAACCAGAAATGGGGAATAAGTTGGAGCACAGTAATTTGGCTCCCGGCGTCTATTTTCTTACCGTGGCAGGAGCGATCTGTAAAGAAACCGTACCCTTCGTAATAAAGGACTTACCCCCCTTGACAGTCGAGACAGAAGTAATTAAAAATGCCGATTGCGGAGAAAATTCTGGTCAGGTACTTTTTAATTTATCCAATGTCACTGGAAGCGCGGAGTTGGACATGGGATCTGAGGTTATAACTTCTTTCGATACGCTGAAAAATCTTGGTCCGGGAAATCACAGCTATACGGTTTACGACGAAATGTGTGCGGTTCAAGGAAGTTTTAATATCCCAATTGGAAGCGATTTAAAATACACCATCTACTCCTTTCCAGAAAAATGTAACCAACAAGATGGAGAGATAGAAGTGGTACCCACTCAGTTTTCTTCTTTGTTGGATATCGTATGGGATGATGGTAATAAGGATTATCAAAGAACTGGTCTGAAAGCCGGGGCGCACAGTTTCACCATTTCAGATTCACTGTGCTCCTATTCCCGCACCGTAAACCTAATTAACGGAGCGGCGCCACAAGGGAAAATTAATGTGCTACGTAGTGAGGCGTGTAACCAAAAGGATGGAGGCGCTGAATTTGTGAATAGGGTTGGGGTAAATTCATTTGTTTGGAGTAATGGTATATCCAACCAAACGGTTAATAATACCCTTACCGCTGGGGTGGTACGAGTAACCGCAACCAACCAGTTCTGTGTTAGGGAATTTGTAGATACAATTCCTTTTACCTATGGACCAGTAATGAGTCCGGTGGTGGTGCCTGAATATTGCCAATTAGATAATGGTCAAATTCTATTTAATCCTTGGGTCGAAAGTTCCCATCACCCTTATCTTTTCAAGAATAATATTACCGGTGAGGTATTTAGTCAGGACTATCGCCTAAACCTAAATGCAGGTACTTATTCCTACACATTAACAGATAGCAGAGGGTGTTCTAATACTTGGACGGGCGAATTGGGTGAGGAAATTACCCAGTTGTTAGGAGGGAAAATTTATACCCTTCCTGATCCACCTGTTGTAGGATCCGAGGTGATATTAAGTAGCAGTCTTCCACAAGACTGGTCTAACTATTTATGGGTAATAGGTGGCGATACTTTAGAAGGAGAATTACCAAGACATACCTTAAGGAGTGATTCTACTTTAATAAAATTATTAGTCAAGCATTCTGGAGGATGCATAGACGAAGTTTCCCTATTGGCCATTGCAGATAAGCAAGACTTATTTTTCCTTCCCAATTCCTTCTCTCCAGATGGAGATGGGATTAACGATAGATATTACCCTGTTGCAGAAGACATTTTAAGCTGGAAAGGGCAGATTTTCAATCGATGGGGAGAGCTTGTGTACAGTTTCACCCATGCAGACGAACCTTGGGATGGTACCTATTTGGGCCAACTGGTAGACAATGGCATTTACCCGGTTAAATTCACTTACATCCGAACCGATGGAACCAAAGGCTTCGTGGATGGAATGGTTACGGTGCTTCGTTAA
- the galE gene encoding UDP-glucose 4-epimerase GalE, which translates to MSKILVTGGLGFIGSHTVVSLIEAGYQPIIIDNLNNSELRVLSVLEELCEQRLPFYLGDCTKKEDLSRVFEENPEIAGVIHFAAYKAVGESVEKPLMYYHNNVGGLVTLLQVMLEFGINNLVFSSSCTVYGQPEKLPVKEDTPRQKAESPYGNTKMICEDIILDHQKANPNFRSVLLRYFNPIGAHPSAKIGELPLGVPNNLVPFITQTAAGIRECLTVFGDNYKTPDGSAIRDYIHVVDLADAHVNALDYNKKQDLGVDVFNVGTGHGNTVLEVVNCFKEECTDFNYKIGPRRPGDVESVYANTEKINTILGWKPKYSLAEALKHAWKWQLSLKS; encoded by the coding sequence ATGAGCAAAATTTTAGTCACAGGTGGATTGGGATTTATCGGTTCGCATACCGTAGTTTCATTGATTGAAGCTGGATACCAACCCATTATAATTGATAATCTTAATAACTCAGAACTAAGGGTTCTAAGCGTTCTGGAGGAACTTTGTGAGCAAAGGCTCCCTTTTTACCTGGGCGACTGCACAAAAAAGGAAGACCTATCCCGTGTTTTTGAAGAAAATCCTGAAATAGCCGGAGTAATTCATTTTGCCGCATACAAGGCCGTTGGCGAATCAGTAGAAAAGCCGCTTATGTACTACCACAATAATGTTGGCGGACTTGTTACCTTGCTTCAAGTAATGCTCGAATTTGGGATAAACAACCTTGTTTTTTCATCGAGCTGCACGGTTTATGGGCAACCAGAAAAATTACCAGTAAAGGAGGATACTCCAAGACAAAAGGCAGAATCGCCTTACGGTAATACCAAGATGATTTGCGAGGATATTATTCTAGACCATCAGAAAGCGAATCCCAATTTCAGATCGGTTTTACTAAGATATTTCAACCCAATTGGGGCGCACCCTAGCGCAAAAATTGGAGAGCTCCCACTCGGTGTACCTAACAATCTTGTTCCATTTATTACGCAAACCGCTGCCGGAATAAGGGAGTGCCTAACCGTTTTTGGAGACAACTATAAAACTCCAGATGGATCGGCTATTAGAGATTACATCCACGTAGTAGATTTGGCAGATGCCCACGTAAACGCTTTGGATTACAACAAAAAGCAAGATCTGGGTGTAGATGTTTTTAATGTCGGAACCGGACATGGAAATACGGTTCTTGAGGTGGTGAACTGCTTTAAAGAAGAATGCACCGATTTCAACTACAAAATTGGTCCACGCAGACCGGGAGATGTTGAATCTGTTTACGCAAACACCGAAAAAATTAATACGATCCTTGGCTGGAAGCCAAAATATAGTTTAGCCGAAGCCCTCAAGCACGCATGGAAATGGCAATTAAGCTTAAAGTCGTGA
- a CDS encoding VF530 family protein, whose product MKRNSNPPEKQPNNPLHGVKLADMLSALQEKYGWDGLALRLDFNCFKSNPTMKSSLKFIRTTPWARQKVEDLYLKLAKGELR is encoded by the coding sequence ATGAAAAGAAACAGTAACCCTCCAGAAAAACAACCCAATAACCCCCTTCACGGAGTTAAGTTAGCAGACATGCTTTCAGCCCTTCAGGAAAAGTATGGATGGGACGGGTTGGCATTGCGCTTGGATTTCAACTGCTTTAAGAGCAATCCAACAATGAAATCTAGCCTTAAGTTTATACGTACCACTCCCTGGGCAAGACAAAAAGTAGAAGATCTATACCTAAAGCTGGCAAAAGGAGAGTTACGCTAA